One Corvus moneduloides isolate bCorMon1 chromosome Z, bCorMon1.pri, whole genome shotgun sequence genomic window carries:
- the HSPB3 gene encoding heat shock protein beta-3 encodes MLSSACSKSERRHQLIDWSVGKTYGWEELALTLQLPDTAQVAADLSASAMAEAVIRHWVETPVRYQEQFVGQELEAHKLNHLLYALPGPATTALSNQRCITEITAGARKSSQEEENTHFRVLLDVVQFCPEDIIIQTFEGWLLIKAQHGPRMDEHGFISRSFTRQYKLPEGVENKDLSALFCHDGILVVEMKNSVGKN; translated from the coding sequence ATGTTAAGCTCTGCCTGTTCTAAAAGTGAAAGGCGACATCAACTGATAGACTGGTCTGTGGGTAAGACATACGGCTGGGAAGAGCTCGCTCTgactctgcagcttcctgacaCAGCACAAGTAGCAGCTGATCTTTCTGCCTCTGCAATGGCAGAAGCTGTCATAAGACACTGGGTGGAAACTCCTGTACGCTACCAGGAGCAGTTTGTTGGCCAAGAGCTGGAAGCACACAAGCTGAACCACCTTTTATACGCTTTGCCGGGCCCTGCTACCACTGCGCTGAGCAACCAAAGGTGCATCACAGAAATCACGGCTGGGGCCAGGAAGAGcagccaggaggaggaaaacacacACTTTCGGGTCTTGCTGGACGTTGTGCAGTTCTGCCCCGAAGATATCATTATCCAGACTTTTGAAGGCTGGCTCCTGATTAAAGCTCAGCACGGACCCAGGATGGATGAACATGGTTTCATATCCAGAAGCTTCACCAGACAATACAAATTACCTGAGGGAGTGGAGAACAAAGACCTGTCTGCACTTTTCTGCCATGATGGCATTTTGGTTGTTGAAATGAAGAACTCAGTGGGAAAGAACTAG